GTGGCCGATCGGGACACCCTCACCGCAAATCGGGGTGAACACCGCCGGGGCCACGAGTTTCACTACTCCACGACGACCCTCGACTCGGATGCGACGCTTGCCTTCTCGATGTCACGCGGCGAGGGCATCAGCGATGGGCGGGACGGGTTGACCGAGTACGCCACGCTCGGCACCTACACCCATGTCCATCCGGAGAGCGGGGCCTTCGATACCTTCCTCGACCGGGTCGATGAGGTTTAACAGGGCGGACCGACCACTGTGACCTATGTACGCCGTGGTGGGTTGCTCGAACTGTCAGGCACTCTGGATCGTCGCGGACCGGCCCGAGACGACCACGTGCCCGCGCTGTGGGGCCCGCCACCAGTTCGACCGGCTCAAGAAGTTCACCACGACCGAGGACCGCGAGGCGGCCCGGGAGGTTCGCTCGGCGATGCTCGCGAGCGCCCAGGACCGGGCGGAAGCCTACGAGAAACTGGACTCCGTGAGCGAGATGGCCGCGGCGATCGAATCTGCGGGGGTCGACGACCGCGAGTACCTCGAGGGGCAGGGCCTGGACCCGGATCGGGTCGCCGCGGCCGCCACCGAAGACGACACCGGCTCGATGAGTCGTCGTGACCGCGTGCTGGCGGCCCTGGACGCCCTCGATGAACCGACCGAGGCAGCGATCGTGGAGTACGCGAGCGAGCACGGGGTGCCGCCAGATGCCGTCCGCGAGATCCTGGAGAAACTCGCCCGCCAGGGGCTGGTGGTCCGGGGTGCCGCTGGCTTTCGCCGACTCTGAGTCCGGAAACCCAACCGTTTTGCTCGCCGGCCCGTCCGTTGGGATATGGCTGCACCCGCCG
This region of Halodesulfurarchaeum sp. HSR-GB genomic DNA includes:
- a CDS encoding DUF5817 domain-containing protein, which produces MYAVVGCSNCQALWIVADRPETTTCPRCGARHQFDRLKKFTTTEDREAAREVRSAMLASAQDRAEAYEKLDSVSEMAAAIESAGVDDREYLEGQGLDPDRVAAAATEDDTGSMSRRDRVLAALDALDEPTEAAIVEYASEHGVPPDAVREILEKLARQGLVVRGAAGFRRL